The sequence CCACCGTCCATGCCGACAAAACAACCCGCATGCTCACCGACTATGGCTTCACCATTCATAGTATACCACTCTATCAGGCTGTCCCACGAACAACCCTCCCACATGCGGTGAAAGACGCCCTATGCCACAACGCCATCGATGCCGTCCTCTTCTTCTCAGCGCGCACCGCCGCCCTCTTTAAAGTCACCCTCGCTAAAGAAGACATCCCCGCCCAATGGATGACGTCCCTCCATGCCTTTGCCTTGAACGACAGCACCGCCACCATCCTACGCCCGCTCGCCTTCAAAGCCATTCATTGCGCCAAACGACCAACACAGCACCATATGCTAGAAAGCCTCCGCGCCCATCTCAAACAAGAGACACGCCATCAATGCCTTACACCCCGTCATCAAAACGCAAAAGAGCGGGAGAAATAAGGACACCAAAGGCCTCGCACCAAATGACGACATGGCGATAGCCTTGCTCGAGTAAAGACACAGAGGAAGGAATCTGGTAACTCTGCATGCCTTTAAAACGACGCAAACGCCCTAAATCAACGAAAGGATTGTCCTCCACATCGCTCGCCCCCTCTATCTGTTCTGCCTTCGAGAGATACACATGGTATTTTGGGCCCGGGCCCACTTCGAAATCCTCTGCCATAACGACTTTATCTTCGTAGACAACGACATCGCCTTTTCCCCAATGGACAAGATCCCATTTATTGACATGGATAAACGTCCCTTGTGCCACTTCCCTATCAGAAGGCATGGATGATGGGGGTGATGATGGCGTCTGCGCTGTTGTGGACGGAGGCTCGTCCGCCATCTGTGCCTGAGAGGGTTCACGGGAGGATTTATGGGAAGGCATCCCCTCGCCATAGGGCGAAGAGAGAGGCTCTTCTATCTCCATCGCCTGAGGAAATAAGAAGGGAAAGAAAAAAATACCTAAGGCAAAACCAAAACCCGTTCCCGCCATAAAAAGTGCCATCGCCCCACCTATCACGATGCTTCCTTGTATCTTCATCTCTCGCTCCTTACACCAAGCCACAATGGAATGTCCCCTCCTCACTATAGCCCCCCTCACTATAGGACGTGACGCGCAAAAAAACAAGCGTCCCCGACAGGATTCGAACCTGCGACCTACGGCTTAGGAGGCTGTCGCTCTATCCATCTGAGCTACGGGGACAATTCTTCCCTTGCTTTGCC is a genomic window of Alphaproteobacteria bacterium GM7ARS4 containing:
- a CDS encoding uroporphyrinogen-III synthase produces the protein MPYHVLLTRPIEDSQHLAHILAQENIHSLHAPMMDIVFDPTLPFSSIPATAQACLFTSAYGVEALIRRTKKRLPSLTIGPHSAHRAKRHGFTPVTSGDGRRTSLLQQALRHMTPDAGSLYHPCATVHADKTTRMLTDYGFTIHSIPLYQAVPRTTLPHAVKDALCHNAIDAVLFFSARTAALFKVTLAKEDIPAQWMTSLHAFALNDSTATILRPLAFKAIHCAKRPTQHHMLESLRAHLKQETRHQCLTPRHQNAKEREK
- a CDS encoding DM13 domain-containing protein — its product is MKIQGSIVIGGAMALFMAGTGFGFALGIFFFPFLFPQAMEIEEPLSSPYGEGMPSHKSSREPSQAQMADEPPSTTAQTPSSPPSSMPSDREVAQGTFIHVNKWDLVHWGKGDVVVYEDKVVMAEDFEVGPGPKYHVYLSKAEQIEGASDVEDNPFVDLGRLRRFKGMQSYQIPSSVSLLEQGYRHVVIWCEAFGVLISPALLRFDDGV